From Chryseobacterium sp. H1D6B, a single genomic window includes:
- the guaA gene encoding glutamine-hydrolyzing GMP synthase, producing the protein MNNGIIILDFGSQYNQLIGRRIREMGVYSEILPFNTPLATILERQPRGIILSGGPSSVNAENAHLVEKELYEQGIPVLGICYGMQLTAHLLGGKVNKGEKGEYGKAHLDIIKENALLKGVSQNSVVWMSHFDEVGELPAGFELNAKSGVIASISNPEKQIYCVQFHPEVSHTEEGGKMLENFVFGICNAEKNWKLTNYIEKTVAEIRERVGDNKVILGLSGGVDSSVAAVLIHKAIGDQLQCIFVDTGLLRKNEDVKVMENYGEHFNMNIKLVDASERFLTKLAGVDDPEQKRKIIGNEFIHVFDEESHKIEGAKFLAQGTIYPDVIESQSVNGPSAVIKSHHNVGGLPEEMDFELLEPLRELFKDEVRKVGEELGIPHHLVHRHPFPGPGLGIRILGAVDAEKVKILQEADDIFIEELYKNDLYEKVSQAFVVLLPVKSVGVMGDERTYEYTAVVRSANTIDFMTATWSRLPYEFLDTVSSRIINEVRGINRVAYDISSKPPATIEWE; encoded by the coding sequence ATGAATAACGGTATTATCATATTAGATTTTGGATCTCAGTACAACCAGCTTATTGGAAGAAGAATCCGTGAGATGGGTGTATATTCTGAAATCTTGCCTTTCAATACGCCATTAGCCACTATTTTAGAAAGACAGCCGAGAGGAATTATCCTTTCCGGAGGGCCAAGTTCTGTAAATGCAGAAAATGCTCATCTGGTTGAAAAAGAATTATACGAGCAGGGAATTCCTGTATTGGGAATCTGCTACGGGATGCAGCTTACAGCCCACCTTTTAGGAGGAAAAGTAAATAAAGGAGAAAAAGGAGAGTATGGAAAAGCTCATTTAGATATCATTAAAGAAAATGCTTTGCTGAAAGGGGTTTCTCAAAACTCTGTTGTTTGGATGAGCCATTTTGATGAAGTAGGAGAACTGCCTGCAGGTTTTGAATTAAATGCAAAATCAGGCGTTATAGCTTCTATTTCTAATCCTGAAAAACAAATTTACTGTGTTCAGTTCCACCCGGAAGTTTCCCACACGGAAGAAGGGGGTAAAATGCTTGAAAACTTCGTTTTTGGAATCTGTAATGCAGAAAAGAACTGGAAACTGACCAATTATATTGAAAAAACAGTAGCAGAGATCCGTGAAAGAGTAGGAGACAATAAAGTGATTCTTGGACTTTCCGGAGGTGTTGACTCTTCTGTAGCCGCTGTTTTAATTCACAAAGCAATTGGAGACCAGCTGCAGTGTATCTTCGTTGATACAGGACTTTTAAGAAAGAACGAAGACGTAAAAGTAATGGAAAATTACGGCGAGCATTTTAACATGAATATTAAATTGGTTGATGCTTCAGAAAGATTCCTTACAAAATTAGCCGGAGTAGACGATCCTGAACAAAAAAGAAAAATCATCGGAAACGAATTTATTCATGTTTTTGATGAAGAATCCCATAAAATAGAAGGCGCTAAATTCTTAGCACAGGGAACCATCTATCCTGACGTTATCGAAAGCCAGTCTGTAAACGGACCTTCAGCAGTGATCAAATCCCACCACAATGTTGGCGGACTACCAGAAGAAATGGATTTTGAACTGTTAGAGCCGTTAAGAGAGCTTTTCAAGGATGAAGTAAGAAAAGTGGGGGAAGAACTAGGCATTCCTCATCATCTGGTACACAGACACCCTTTCCCTGGACCTGGTTTAGGAATCAGAATTTTAGGAGCTGTAGATGCTGAAAAAGTGAAAATTCTTCAGGAGGCTGATGATATTTTCATTGAAGAATTATATAAAAATGATCTTTACGAAAAAGTTTCTCAGGCTTTCGTAGTATTACTTCCTGTAAAATCTGTAGGAGTAATGGGTGATGAAAGAACTTATGAATACACAGCTGTAGTCCGTTCTGCAAATACAATCGATTTTATGACGGCAACCTGGAGCAGACTTCCGTATGAGTTTTTAGATACTGTTTCCAGCAGAATCATCAACGAAGTAAGAGGAATCAACAGAGTCGCTTATGATATTTCAAGCAAACCGCCTGCAACTATTGAATGGGAATAA
- the purH gene encoding bifunctional phosphoribosylaminoimidazolecarboxamide formyltransferase/IMP cyclohydrolase, translated as MSKKRVLISVSDKSGLIEFAQFLEAQNYELISTGGTFKHLKEAGLNPIQIDEVTNFPEMLDGRVKTLHPKVHGGLLAVRSNEEHMRTVQEHGIDLIDMVIVNLYPFFENVNKDISLHEKVEFIDIGGPSMLRSAAKNFDSVTVITDVEDYATVKIEMEQNGDTYIETRKKLAGKVFNLTSAYDAAISRMLLDEEYPAYLNASYRKASDLRYGENPHQTAAYYVSTFENGAMKDFEQLGGKELSFNNLRDMDLCWKVVTEFKEEMACCAVKHSTPCGVAIGTSALETYQKTFECDPISIFGGIVAMNYKIDASTAEELNKTFLEIVMAPDFDEAALEVLRKKKNLRIIKIVNPVSDKQTWVKIDGGILVQDNDTHFSDDIKVVTNVQPTEQQKKALLFSQRVVKYVKSNAIVVSNGIQAFGIGGGQVNRIWATEQAIERAKEKFEGNLVLASDAFFPFRDVVDFCAKEGITAIIQPGGSVKDQDSIDAANEHNIPMMFTGVRHFLH; from the coding sequence ATGAGCAAAAAAAGAGTTTTAATCAGTGTTTCTGACAAAAGCGGATTGATAGAATTCGCCCAGTTTTTGGAAGCCCAAAACTATGAATTGATTTCTACGGGGGGAACTTTCAAACATTTGAAGGAGGCAGGTTTAAATCCAATTCAGATCGATGAGGTGACTAATTTCCCTGAAATGCTGGACGGAAGAGTGAAAACTTTACACCCGAAAGTACACGGAGGACTGTTGGCTGTACGTTCAAACGAAGAGCACATGAGAACAGTTCAGGAACACGGAATTGATCTGATCGACATGGTGATCGTAAATCTTTATCCTTTCTTTGAAAATGTAAACAAAGATATTTCATTACATGAAAAAGTAGAGTTTATCGACATCGGAGGCCCGTCAATGCTTCGTTCTGCAGCGAAAAACTTTGATTCTGTTACCGTAATTACAGATGTTGAAGATTATGCTACAGTGAAAATTGAAATGGAACAGAACGGGGATACTTACATTGAAACTCGTAAAAAATTGGCAGGAAAGGTGTTTAACCTTACTTCTGCTTATGATGCTGCTATTTCAAGAATGCTTTTAGATGAAGAGTATCCAGCTTATCTTAATGCTTCTTACAGAAAAGCTTCTGACCTTAGATATGGTGAAAATCCGCATCAGACGGCAGCTTACTATGTTTCTACTTTCGAGAACGGTGCCATGAAAGATTTCGAACAGTTAGGAGGAAAAGAACTTTCTTTCAATAACCTTAGAGATATGGATCTATGCTGGAAAGTAGTCACTGAATTTAAAGAAGAAATGGCATGCTGTGCAGTGAAGCATTCTACCCCTTGCGGTGTTGCTATCGGTACTTCAGCATTGGAAACTTATCAGAAAACCTTTGAATGCGACCCGATTTCTATTTTTGGCGGAATTGTTGCTATGAACTATAAAATCGATGCATCAACTGCTGAAGAATTAAACAAGACTTTCCTGGAAATTGTAATGGCTCCTGATTTTGATGAAGCTGCATTAGAAGTTTTAAGAAAGAAGAAAAATTTAAGAATTATAAAAATTGTAAATCCAGTTTCGGATAAACAGACTTGGGTGAAAATCGACGGCGGAATTTTGGTTCAGGACAATGATACCCACTTCTCAGATGATATCAAAGTGGTTACTAACGTACAGCCTACAGAACAACAGAAGAAAGCATTGCTTTTCTCACAGAGAGTAGTAAAATACGTTAAATCAAATGCTATTGTTGTTTCTAACGGTATTCAGGCTTTCGGGATCGGAGGAGGTCAGGTGAACAGAATCTGGGCTACTGAACAGGCGATTGAAAGAGCGAAAGAAAAATTCGAAGGAAATTTAGTATTAGCATCTGACGCATTTTTCCCTTTCCGTGATGTAGTAGATTTCTGCGCAAAAGAAGGAATTACTGCGATTATCCAGCCTGGAGGAAGTGTAAAAGATCAGGACAGTATTGATGCTGCTAATGAGCATAACATTCCGATGATGTTCACGGGTGTTAGACATTTTTTACATTGA
- a CDS encoding cold-shock protein, whose protein sequence is MMTGTVKWFNETKGFGFITPDNGGNDVFCHHSALGGLRSLEEGQKVSFELIDGKKGPEATNVRPI, encoded by the coding sequence ATTATGACAGGTACAGTAAAATGGTTTAACGAGACAAAAGGATTTGGCTTTATCACACCAGATAACGGAGGAAACGATGTTTTTTGCCATCATTCTGCCCTTGGTGGATTGAGATCTTTAGAAGAAGGCCAAAAAGTTTCATTTGAGCTTATTGATGGTAAGAAAGGACCAGAAGCAACTAATGTTAGACCCATCTGA
- a CDS encoding DEAD/DEAH box helicase yields MDKITFADFDLPVKVLDVLADLELFEPTPIQEKSIGPILSGRDVMGIAQTGTGKTLAYLLPVLKTWKYNKTGNPTVVVLVPTRELVVQVTEIVEKLTENITARVIGIYGGKNINTQKLLFNNGCDILVGTPGRIMDLAIDNAISLREVQKLIIDEFDEMLNLGFRPQLTHIFEMMRDKRQNILFSATMTDAVDEMLAQYFAGPIEISLAKSGTPLEKIEQTAYKVENFNTKINLLEHLLKSDADMSKVLIFANNKKHSDILFTKIDELFPEQFDVIHSNKSQNYRLKAMKSFENEEIRGLITTDVMARGLDISNITHVINFEVPEVPEQYIHRIGRTGRADKDGKAVSFVTKKEERPVLDIELLMDKELKFVDFPEEVKINPKKMASEEDEVVMKNPAQVKLYDGGGAFHEKKDKNKKENWGGPSKRKAPKKFGANRAQQKTISKSKRKK; encoded by the coding sequence ATGGATAAAATAACTTTTGCAGATTTTGATTTACCGGTTAAGGTTCTAGATGTTTTAGCAGACCTAGAATTGTTTGAACCAACACCTATTCAGGAAAAGAGTATAGGGCCTATACTTTCCGGAAGAGATGTAATGGGAATTGCACAGACAGGGACAGGAAAAACATTAGCTTATCTTCTGCCGGTTCTTAAAACTTGGAAGTATAACAAAACTGGAAATCCAACGGTTGTTGTTTTAGTTCCTACAAGAGAATTAGTGGTTCAGGTAACTGAAATTGTTGAAAAATTAACGGAAAATATTACTGCAAGAGTTATCGGAATTTACGGAGGGAAAAATATCAATACTCAGAAGCTTTTATTTAATAACGGCTGTGATATTTTGGTAGGAACTCCGGGAAGGATCATGGATTTAGCGATTGATAATGCTATTTCATTGAGAGAAGTTCAGAAACTGATCATTGATGAATTTGATGAAATGCTTAATTTAGGTTTCAGACCGCAGTTAACGCATATTTTCGAAATGATGAGAGATAAGAGACAAAATATTCTTTTCTCTGCAACGATGACGGATGCTGTAGACGAAATGCTTGCACAGTATTTTGCAGGACCAATAGAGATCTCATTAGCTAAATCGGGAACACCGCTTGAAAAAATTGAGCAGACTGCCTATAAAGTGGAGAACTTCAATACAAAAATCAACTTGCTTGAGCATTTATTGAAGTCAGATGCAGATATGTCTAAGGTATTGATTTTTGCCAATAATAAAAAGCATTCAGATATATTGTTTACTAAAATCGACGAGCTTTTCCCAGAGCAGTTTGATGTAATCCACTCTAACAAATCTCAAAACTATAGATTAAAAGCTATGAAAAGTTTTGAAAATGAGGAAATCAGAGGATTGATTACTACTGACGTTATGGCAAGAGGTCTGGATATTTCAAATATTACCCACGTTATTAATTTCGAAGTCCCTGAGGTTCCGGAACAATATATTCACAGAATCGGTAGAACGGGTAGAGCAGACAAGGATGGTAAAGCTGTTTCTTTTGTTACTAAAAAAGAAGAACGTCCAGTGTTAGACATCGAATTATTGATGGATAAAGAATTGAAATTTGTTGATTTCCCTGAAGAAGTTAAAATAAATCCTAAGAAAATGGCTTCTGAAGAAGATGAAGTGGTAATGAAAAACCCAGCACAGGTAAAACTGTATGACGGAGGTGGAGCTTTCCATGAGAAAAAAGATAAGAACAAAAAAGAAAACTGGGGTGGACCTTCAAAAAGAAAAGCTCCTAAAAAGTTTGGAGCCAATAGAGCACAGCAGAAAACGATATCTAAGTCAAAAAGAAAGAAATAA
- the purD gene encoding phosphoribosylamine--glycine ligase: MRILIIGEGGRESALATKLHKDSRVTKMFFANGNATTDEIGKNVHLSEIKELRDFAIKEKVDLTIVGPEAPLVAGLKDEFKKHDLKVFGPNQKVASLEGSKAFSKKFMQTYDIKTAKAVVFDSYPEAKEYVKTQEYPLVIKASGLAGGKGVVICDTLEEAEATIHDFMIRRIYGDAGIRLVIEEYLQGFEASIIAFSNGEKIFPCIAAKDYKKAGNGDKGPNTGGMGSVAPSPEFTQEHYADFEQHILEPTVKGLKAEGFTFKGIIFFGLMITKKGTYLLEYNMRFGDPETQVLLALMENNLLDVINDCMDGKDIELKFKDEKAVCLVMCSGGYPGTIETGFEIVGMDKAVHSQVLSAGAVKKGDKVVSNGGRVLNIVATGATYEDARKKVYEDALHVHFDYSFYREDIGKF; this comes from the coding sequence ATGAGAATATTAATCATAGGAGAAGGTGGAAGAGAATCTGCTCTTGCAACAAAACTTCATAAAGACTCTAGAGTTACTAAAATGTTTTTTGCAAATGGAAACGCTACTACCGATGAAATTGGGAAAAATGTTCATTTATCAGAGATTAAAGAACTTAGAGATTTCGCAATTAAAGAAAAAGTAGACTTAACAATTGTAGGTCCTGAAGCACCGCTTGTAGCTGGGTTGAAGGACGAATTTAAAAAGCATGATCTTAAAGTTTTTGGTCCCAATCAAAAAGTAGCAAGCCTTGAAGGAAGTAAAGCTTTCTCTAAGAAATTTATGCAGACCTATGATATCAAAACAGCAAAAGCTGTGGTATTTGATTCATATCCTGAAGCTAAAGAATATGTGAAGACACAAGAATATCCTTTAGTGATCAAAGCAAGTGGTTTAGCAGGTGGAAAAGGAGTTGTCATTTGTGACACTTTAGAAGAAGCTGAAGCTACAATCCACGATTTCATGATCCGCAGGATTTATGGAGATGCCGGGATCCGTTTAGTTATCGAAGAATATTTACAAGGTTTTGAAGCTTCAATCATTGCGTTTTCAAACGGAGAAAAAATATTCCCTTGTATCGCAGCAAAAGATTATAAAAAAGCCGGTAACGGTGATAAAGGACCTAATACAGGAGGGATGGGATCTGTAGCACCAAGCCCTGAATTTACTCAGGAGCATTATGCAGATTTCGAACAGCATATTTTAGAACCTACTGTAAAAGGACTTAAAGCAGAAGGTTTCACTTTTAAAGGAATCATTTTCTTTGGATTAATGATCACTAAAAAAGGAACTTATCTATTAGAATACAACATGAGATTTGGAGATCCTGAAACTCAGGTACTGCTTGCTCTTATGGAAAACAACTTACTGGATGTTATCAATGACTGTATGGACGGTAAAGACATCGAACTTAAGTTCAAGGATGAAAAAGCGGTCTGTTTAGTAATGTGTTCTGGAGGATATCCCGGAACTATTGAAACAGGATTTGAAATCGTAGGAATGGATAAAGCTGTTCACAGCCAGGTACTAAGTGCCGGTGCTGTAAAAAAAGGAGACAAAGTAGTTTCTAACGGCGGAAGAGTTCTTAATATAGTAGCTACAGGTGCTACCTATGAGGATGCCAGAAAGAAAGTATACGAAGATGCCCTTCATGTACATTTCGACTACAGCTTCTACAGAGAAGACATCGGAAAGTTTTAA
- the purN gene encoding phosphoribosylglycinamide formyltransferase codes for MKNIVILVSGSGTNLQRIIDSIESGDIQNAKVSLVVADRECYGLERAANHKIDNVLIPRGKNFSSELDKIIPQDTDLIVLAGFLSILKPEFCENWNGKIINIHPALLPKFGGKGMWGMNVHHAVIEAGEKESGATVHFVTSGIDEGEAILQKSFEVTENDTAETLAEKVHLVEYEIFPTAINKVLGN; via the coding sequence ATGAAAAACATAGTTATACTCGTTTCAGGCTCCGGAACCAATCTTCAGAGAATTATAGATTCAATTGAAAGTGGCGACATTCAGAATGCAAAGGTCAGTCTGGTAGTTGCCGATAGAGAATGTTACGGACTGGAAAGAGCGGCCAATCATAAGATTGATAATGTACTGATTCCAAGAGGAAAGAATTTCAGCAGTGAATTGGATAAAATAATCCCGCAGGATACGGATCTTATTGTATTAGCAGGATTTTTATCAATTTTAAAACCTGAATTCTGTGAAAACTGGAATGGGAAGATCATTAACATACACCCAGCATTGCTGCCGAAATTCGGAGGAAAAGGAATGTGGGGGATGAATGTCCATCATGCAGTGATTGAAGCTGGAGAAAAAGAAAGCGGAGCTACAGTACATTTTGTAACCTCAGGAATTGATGAGGGAGAAGCGATTCTTCAGAAATCATTTGAAGTTACTGAAAATGATACCGCGGAAACTTTAGCAGAAAAAGTACATCTGGTTGAATACGAAATTTTCCCGACAGCGATCAATAAAGTGTTAGGGAATTAA
- a CDS encoding AarF/UbiB family protein — protein sequence MFDKQQRKLKRSGRLISVLSKYGFKDMLARMNGSNKPEENTADSDEIISKGTVYERIRLVLEELGPTFVKLGQTFSNREDLLPPELIQELQNLQDKVETVDMNVEEILENEFNISVKDHFLEIQHKPLATASIAQVYKAVLLNGDQVILKIKKPDVQTVIEDDLLLIKDLERLVSAYSEIGDKLNLKQAISTFEKSLLEEVSLINEKNNILQFSRNFKNNKETYVPKIYDEFSNNDVLCMEFIDGIKVTDTTELTANHIDPVKISEVGLRLFVSQILDYGFFHADPHAGNILVKKDGKVVFIDFGAVGKIQPNDKEILENLIVSFVAKNPHKIVRYLKKMAVSYEIPDERRFENDVEDILNFIHSSSLQEINVQVMINKMKDILKDNRLYMPDYFYLLFKGIGLIEGVGRSINPDLDIVKSLHPYTKKIFTKKINPKNILKTGMDKMMNFTDNIDEIPKELRSVLQKLDENKFTVSTEIKNIEKTNQIIKSSIVNLILAMVLGANMIATAIVFVSETPPRIGEMSLAAVFGFIFSVLLVIILLLRITRK from the coding sequence ATGTTTGATAAACAGCAGAGAAAATTGAAAAGATCCGGCAGACTGATTTCCGTATTAAGTAAATACGGATTTAAAGATATGCTGGCAAGAATGAACGGGAGTAATAAGCCGGAAGAAAATACCGCAGATTCTGATGAAATCATATCCAAAGGAACTGTTTATGAACGGATAAGACTGGTTTTAGAAGAACTGGGACCTACTTTTGTAAAGCTTGGACAGACATTCAGCAACAGAGAAGATCTGCTTCCGCCGGAATTGATCCAGGAACTGCAGAACCTGCAGGATAAAGTGGAAACGGTAGATATGAATGTTGAAGAGATCCTGGAAAATGAATTTAATATATCAGTTAAAGATCATTTCCTTGAAATTCAGCATAAACCATTGGCCACAGCATCCATTGCTCAGGTGTATAAAGCTGTTTTATTGAACGGTGATCAGGTAATTTTAAAAATTAAAAAACCTGATGTACAGACTGTCATTGAGGATGATCTCCTTTTAATTAAAGATCTTGAAAGGCTGGTTTCTGCCTATTCTGAAATAGGAGACAAGCTTAACCTAAAACAGGCGATCTCCACTTTTGAAAAATCTTTACTGGAGGAAGTTTCTTTGATCAATGAAAAGAATAATATTCTTCAGTTTTCCCGGAATTTTAAAAATAATAAAGAAACCTATGTTCCCAAAATATATGATGAATTTTCCAATAACGATGTGTTGTGTATGGAATTCATTGACGGAATAAAGGTTACAGATACAACAGAACTTACTGCCAATCATATTGATCCTGTAAAAATATCCGAAGTTGGATTACGGCTGTTCGTTTCTCAAATTTTAGATTACGGTTTTTTCCATGCAGATCCTCATGCCGGAAATATTTTAGTTAAAAAAGATGGAAAAGTAGTTTTTATAGATTTCGGAGCTGTAGGAAAGATTCAGCCTAATGATAAAGAAATTCTTGAAAATCTCATTGTAAGTTTTGTAGCTAAAAATCCGCATAAAATAGTGAGATACCTTAAAAAAATGGCGGTAAGCTATGAAATTCCGGATGAAAGAAGATTTGAAAATGATGTTGAAGATATTTTAAATTTTATACACAGCTCCTCTTTACAGGAAATTAATGTGCAGGTAATGATCAATAAAATGAAGGATATTCTTAAAGACAACCGTCTTTATATGCCGGATTATTTTTATCTGTTATTTAAAGGAATAGGCTTGATAGAAGGAGTTGGAAGGAGTATCAACCCTGACTTAGATATCGTTAAAAGCCTTCATCCCTACACCAAAAAAATATTCACCAAAAAAATCAACCCAAAGAATATTTTAAAAACAGGAATGGATAAAATGATGAATTTCACGGATAATATAGATGAAATTCCCAAAGAGCTCCGTTCTGTTCTTCAAAAACTGGATGAAAATAAATTCACGGTCTCCACTGAGATCAAAAATATAGAGAAGACCAATCAGATTATTAAATCAAGTATAGTCAATTTAATTTTAGCCATGGTCTTAGGAGCAAATATGATAGCAACAGCAATAGTTTTTGTTTCTGAAACACCGCCTAGAATTGGTGAAATGTCATTAGCAGCAGTCTTTGGTTTTATTTTTTCAGTACTGCTGGTTATTATACTTTTATTAAGAATAACGAGAAAATAA
- a CDS encoding bifunctional GNAT family N-acetyltransferase/carbon-nitrogen hydrolase family protein: MQIETRPLTVQDYEELVETMKRAYPQMSEYVWSKKSIEKLTKIFPKGQICITVDGKLAAVALSIIVNYDEFGDDHTYSDITGNYTFNTHLSTGNVLYGIEVFVDPEYRELRLGRRLYDARKELCEQLNLKSIVLGGRIPNYHKYSHELSTRDYIRKVRDKEIYDPVLSFQLSNNFLPIKVLKKYLPEDESSKENAVLLQWNNIYYSKSPNTMKDSIIRLGLVQWQMRHFKDIDAFYEQVEFFVNVMGDYKSDFVLFPELFNTPLLAPFNKLSERDSMIELAKITDQIKAKISELAISYNVNIISGSMPVFENNDLYNVSYLLHRDGRIDEYRKIHITPNERKYYGMKGGNEIKVFDTDCGKIGLVICYDVEFPELPRILADQGMKVLFVPYLTDTQNAYMRVRHCAAARAIENECYVAIAGCVGNLPGVNNMDIQFGQAAVFTPSDFAFPSNAVKGEATPNTEMTLIVDVDLNLLKDLHYNGSVQILKDRRTDLYETYLK, translated from the coding sequence ATGCAAATAGAAACACGTCCCCTGACAGTTCAGGATTATGAAGAATTGGTAGAAACGATGAAGCGTGCTTATCCTCAAATGTCTGAATATGTATGGTCTAAAAAGAGCATCGAAAAACTCACTAAAATATTCCCTAAAGGCCAGATTTGTATCACAGTAGATGGTAAATTGGCAGCAGTTGCACTTTCAATCATTGTTAATTATGACGAATTTGGCGATGATCATACCTACAGTGATATTACAGGAAATTATACTTTCAATACCCATTTATCTACAGGAAATGTCCTATATGGAATAGAAGTTTTTGTTGATCCTGAATACCGTGAATTACGTTTGGGAAGAAGGCTGTATGATGCCCGAAAAGAATTGTGCGAACAGCTTAATCTGAAATCCATAGTGCTGGGAGGAAGAATCCCCAATTATCATAAATACAGCCATGAATTATCCACAAGAGATTATATTCGTAAAGTAAGAGATAAGGAGATCTATGATCCTGTTTTGTCTTTTCAGCTTTCTAATAATTTTTTGCCGATTAAAGTCCTGAAGAAATATCTTCCTGAAGACGAATCTTCCAAAGAAAATGCGGTCTTGCTGCAATGGAATAATATCTATTACAGCAAAAGCCCAAATACCATGAAGGACAGTATTATCCGTCTGGGTTTGGTGCAGTGGCAGATGAGACACTTTAAAGATATTGATGCTTTCTACGAGCAGGTAGAGTTTTTTGTCAATGTAATGGGCGATTATAAATCAGATTTTGTTCTTTTCCCAGAACTTTTCAATACGCCTTTACTGGCTCCGTTCAATAAGCTTTCCGAAAGAGACAGTATGATAGAGCTGGCTAAAATAACAGACCAGATCAAGGCCAAGATCTCAGAACTGGCCATCAGCTACAACGTTAATATCATTTCCGGGAGTATGCCGGTTTTTGAAAATAATGATCTGTACAACGTAAGTTATCTTCTTCACCGTGACGGCCGTATAGATGAATACCGAAAGATCCACATTACACCCAACGAAAGAAAATATTACGGAATGAAGGGCGGAAATGAAATAAAAGTATTCGATACTGACTGCGGTAAGATAGGACTTGTAATCTGTTATGATGTTGAGTTCCCGGAACTTCCTAGAATTTTGGCTGATCAGGGAATGAAGGTTCTTTTTGTTCCTTATCTTACCGATACCCAGAATGCTTATATGAGGGTGCGCCACTGCGCGGCAGCCAGAGCTATAGAAAATGAATGTTATGTAGCCATTGCAGGCTGTGTAGGAAACCTTCCGGGAGTTAATAATATGGATATCCAATTCGGACAGGCTGCTGTATTTACCCCTTCAGATTTCGCTTTTCCATCGAATGCAGTAAAAGGGGAGGCTACCCCTAACACAGAAATGACCTTAATTGTAGATGTAGATTTGAATTTATTGAAAGATCTTCATTATAACGGCTCTGTCCAGATTTTAAAAGACAGGAGGACTGATCTCTACGAGACTTATCTTAAATAA